The genomic window AAAGTCAGTATCCCTCGCTCCACACGCTGTGGATGCATCTTTTGATCAACGCCAAGAGACCAGCGCAGTCTGAACCTAGAGGTCTTCCCTGCCTCTCTGACATGTGCTGATCTCAGGCTCTAACTTTCAGGGCAAGCACCTGGATCCAGCCAGGACATACTAGTAATTAGCCCACtgtcaggagcgcctgggtggctcagccagttaagcgtctgcctttggctcaggtcatgatcccggggtcctgctcagcaggaggcatgcttctccctctcccgctcccccgcttgtgctctctctctcattctctctctgtcaaataaataaaattaaaaaaaaaaaaaaaagccactgtcACTGTAATTTGTGTTCTTTGATTTAAGGCAAGTGATACGGGGTTGCCCTACCATCACCATATCAAATTTCCAATAAATAcaaacttatttcacttaaaaaaaaaagtttgatacaaacagggattttttttttctctctttttatttttatttgcattcattCTGCAGAATTTACTCCTGGGCCCTAAGTTTTTGcttcttctgggatatctttttcttctgtacaacctcctcttctggtttaggtacaatctgctctttttcagtaaggatcatctcaatgtggcagggagagctcatATATGGGTTAATCCGACCATGAGCCCTGTACGTTCTACGCCGCATCTCGGGGGCTTTGTTCACCTGGATGTgctcaatgaccagagaatcAACATCTAAACCCTTACGTTCAGCATcactctctgcatttttaagcatgtgcagtaaaaattcagcactcttcttgggccaccgaccctgtgtccagccccactgtttggcCTGGGCACACCTACCAACTCCACCACTGTAGCGACGGAATGGCACACACTGCTTCTGTAAAGCGACGTCTTTCAGATACTTGGTGGCTTTTCGGATATGCATACCCCtgatggcctgggcagtttcacGTGTGTTCTTAAAGTGCACACGAAGGTTTGAACTTCTTGATTTACATGATTTcgtagggttttctgggtcaagcgaatagcgaaccattttcagaggtcaCCTCAGGCCGCTTAGGGGAAGAGCCAAACAAGGATTTCTTAACCTGGGGTCTGTGGCTAGAATGCAGCAGGTCTGTAAACTTAGATGGGGAAAAAAACGAGGTCTTTCTATTTGCTAACTTCTAACTGAAATTTAGCTTTTCCATCCACAATGATGGTAAGTGACAATGCCCAAGAGAACCAGCCGCACCTGGGACCTGTGTCAACCGTGGGGGACATAGGCAATGACGTGCGGGCATCATGTACGTCTGTCACCGCTTTGAAACTAGGGGGTGGTGACACCCACCACTACACCTCCTTATTTAATGCATTCCTAAAGAAGCTCACAGAATGCTCTAtcatgaattctttttcttttttaaagattttatttatttatttgagagagagagaatgagagagagagagcatgagagggaagagggtcagagggagaagcagactccccgctgagcagggagcccgatgcgggactcgatcccaggactccaggatcatgacctgagccgaaggcagtcgcttaaccaactgagccacccaggcggcctatcacgaattctttttaaaaaatattttgatgtctGTATTCCAAAATCATTAGCTTCCTTTTTGATCCTATGGATTTGATTTGATGCACTGAAAACCGTTATTGTGAGACGCCCAGAGACTTCTCCAGTATGTCAAAGGAGTCCAGGTCAAGAAGTAAAAACGGTTAAGAATTTAGCcggggagggacgcctgggtggctcagatggttaagcgtctgccttctgctcaggtcatggtcccagggtcctgggatcaagccccacatcgggctccctgctctgcagagagcctgcttctccctctccctctgcctctccccctgctcatgctctctgtttttttgttttttaagattttatttatttatttgacagagagacacagcgagagagggaacacaagcagggggagcgggagagggagaagcagtcttcccgccgagcagggagcccgatgcggggctcgatcccaggagatcccaggaccctgggatcatgacctgagccgaaggcagacgctttacaactgagccacccaggcgcccctgctctctccctctttgtatctctgtgtctcaagtgaataaataaaatctcaaaaaaaaaaaaaaaaaggaatttagctGGGGAAAGAAGAAGTGTTGGCTAAACTTACTTAAAGCTCTGGACGTTTGATAGGGATGGCTGCTGACCTGCACTGAACATCTATGCATCGCCGAGGGTCTGCACGGCCCACCCActggggcccagggcctggcccccaCGCCTTACCTCCCTGGTCAAGGACCAGCCTCACCCGGGCTCACCTTGTCCATCATGGCGAAGATCCGGTCCACCCTCTTCTCGGGGGTGTTTTCCTCCTCGGGGAGCTCCACGGTGTTCCCCTGCCAGAGAGAGACAAGGTGGGTGCTAGGCTCCTGGCACTCCGGCTTTGGGGTCCTGGCCAAAAGTCTGCCCCCCAGATCTGGGCGGGTTCCAGATGTGGACTGCTCTTCCTCCcattcgcccccccccccccgaccccggccctctctgcctcctgctctggaACACTCTGCCCCCGCAGCCTCTGCCCACCTCGCAGATGCGCACAGTGACCCCTCCCCTGGCCAACTCTCAGCCCGGGCGGGAGAGCGGCTACGCGAGCGGGCTCCCTCGGGGCCGACCAGGCCCTGTCCCCAAACGTGatgcccctcctgcctctcctacCCCATAGGGCCCAGGCCTCACCACCATCTGGTAAATGGCATCCACAATGTCCAGCATCTCGTTCCTGGTGATGTAGCCGTCGTTATCCAGATCGTAGAGCTTGAAGGCCCCTGTGATCAAGCAGCGGGGCGGAGTCAGCCCCAGCGCAAGGCGGGGTCCGGCAGGCTCTGCCACGCCCCTccgaccccaccccaccccagcatgCGGGGTGGTGGTGGAGTCCCATTACTCATCCGCAGAGGATTCACATCAGGACAAACAGGGATGTACAGagacaaacacacgcacacatgaCACGGGTACCATTTCAAgtagggtttaaaaaaaagaaaccaaaagtaaaaagaagggggCTCTGGGTCTGTAAAGCAGGGGCTGGGGTTgagaggggcggggggaagccCTAAtggcctccctccccccgcccccgccctccccagtCTCCgcctcctctccaccccctcccctcccacaatCACGCAGCTTCCTGCTACGGtcaacttagaaaataaaataatatgcctgggatgggggtgggggggtagctTTTACATGAATAAAATCCTCctttattcctaaaaaaaaaaaagaaaaaaagaaaggaaaagaaactgcaCTGTTTTCTTGTTGCCAATGCAATGCAACGTAAAGGCCCAAGAAAGCGGTGAATTCTGGTTCAACTGTTTCCACCCTCTCTCCAGACGTCTTTTTGCCCCCGCCCGCTCCGCCCTAGGGCCTCGCACATGCTGTTCCCGCCTCCCGCAGGGCCAGCTCCTGACCCTTCACAGAGCCAGGTGCTCTCCTGTCTGCTCACCCACCCCTTTCCCGCCTCGGCTGCAGTTTTATGGGATTTTTCAAGATCATGTCCCCGTGCTAGACTGACAGCCATGACAGCGGGCGCCTGTCTATCTGATTCTCCCGCGGCTTCCCAGCCTCCGGGCCAGGGCGCGCTGTGGCCGCGTCCTGTGGATATCTGCTGGGTGAATGAGACCAGACATCAAAACAGCGGCCTCCCAAGAGGTGCAGCCAGCACTGGAACCGGGTCTTTTAACGCAAGGCTACACCACCCATGGTCCACGTCTATACCCACTGACCGCCCCATCTGTCCACCCTGCCTCGGTAAGCTGTGTTCCTCCTACACGGCCACCCCCAGGGAAGCTCCTGAGACCTGGAAAGGCCGGACATCTGGGTCATCGCTCAGCCCTGGACCCACAACCTGGCCCGGTTATCTGGGCTCCCTCCAGCCTGGGCCCAGCCAGGGGCTGCCTGACAGAACCCGGGCACAGGACTTACACCGAAGCTTCTCATCCAGGGTTCCCCTTGAGGTCACCGACAGCGCCTGGATGAACTCAGAGAACTCGATCCGCCCGTCCTgacaggagagaggggcagggtggCCCCAGTCAGTACCGGGTCTCTGGTCACGCTGGGCCTTGGGTGCATGATGGGTGGTGGCAGGCACCAGATACCCATGGCTGATGGACGGACGCCCAAgtggagagggtgggagaggggacaagggatggggtgggaggtagGATTACAGATGGGTCAGGCCAGGCAGGCGGGACAGAAGGAGTGGGGCTAAAGGCAGAGCCCAACTCCACATCTGATGGGAGAAAGAGCCAGAAGGCACCACCAACACACACCCTCTCTGGGCAAGGGCCTCCTGGAGATCCCCTTTTCCCTTGGCCTAGAACTACAGGCTTCCAGGCTTTTGAGGGCAGGGCTCTAGACTGTTTAATCCCACCTGTCTGTTTTgcaaatagggaaactgaggcctggagagggcaGAGCTCTTCCCAGGGCTCGGCAGTGTGACTGTCAGCCTGAGGACACGTGGGGAGAAAGCGAGAGAGTGACAGCACAGAAACATTCCAAGTGCCCAACAGTACAGAGCGTGAAAACAAGTTACAGTAAATCTACCGTGAACATGAGGAAGCCTGGAAAAATGCAGGCATGGGACAGAGTGCTAAGGACGGTGGGCGCCCTGACAGTGGATCTGCCAACTTGTCAGCACGGCCATCCCCAGGAGGGGTCACATGCGACAACACAGATGAGCCTTGAAAACgtgatgctcagtgaaagaagccaggcacaaaagatcCCATATTGTATGCtgctcagagcctcagtttccccatctgcaaaatgggtgcgtgtgtgtgtgtgtgtgtgtgtgttccttctcCAGAAGGGATCGCCGGCAGGAGAGCATGCGTGCGGAGATGCCGCAGGCACCTGCAGGAGGGAGGGCACTCTGGGCCGGGCGCAGGCCCCGCCAACCCCCAGCTCA from Zalophus californianus isolate mZalCal1 chromosome 13, mZalCal1.pri.v2, whole genome shotgun sequence includes these protein-coding regions:
- the LOC113934549 gene encoding 60S ribosomal protein L17-like; amino-acid sequence: MVRYSLDPENPTKSCKSRSSNLRVHFKNTRETAQAIRGMHIRKATKYLKDVALQKQCVPFRRYSGGVGRCAQAKQWGWTQGRWPKKSAEFLLHMLKNAESDAERKGLDVDSLVIEHIQVNKAPEMRRRTYRAHGRINPYMSSPCHIEMILTEKEQIVPKPEEEVVQKKKISQKKQKLRAQE